The genomic window gcacacgctccagcccctcaaggactttctgcttcacaggggcccacaactgggcacagcactcccagctgtggccgcagagctgcccagcccagggggacgctcactgccctgctcctgctgccccactcttgctgacacaggccaggacacccttggccttcttggctccctggccacgcgctggcccaccttcagctgctcttgaccggcacccctgggtcctttgggcccacgcagctcccccaccacaaacttgcccctttgacgtcaaatacagcagccacaattccaagatgtccttcctcttctcagcaacacaagacagcagtcaaggacttgcagcttcacccccacccgaggcactaatgccatttccaaagctgcaggcttcatcccaaaacgcatccacaaaaactcgccccttctgctttttgcctgacaagaagccttccctacaaggcacttgcttcctttggccacaccccacaagaatggcctgccccagcttcatggacaacgcaatcatctacttgcagcttatcaaaagccaaaagagactgtacaagcgaagaactgctccagaaaactgcagaacacttccacaagccaaacacacctttgcacaaagggaaaacaactaaagaaagccccgtgacctccagcacgagcacctgtgcccttggccacggccctgcagaagcccagagacagagcttcactgagccaagcaggcagaagctgagccgcagcccccagctcttgggtgcctcaaggtgacaggccaaaggccaatttctagctttccctgcctgcaggaaatggccgcgtcctgcgggattccagcactcagcatcctcagccagcaacagcaagtgctggctgctcagaaacttgcagctctgccttgcactaaagacagcaccacccacaactggcacttactctcttggaaccatcaggctctgctgtgaccacagctgcaggctcgtggttgtcttgctccttttgctcctctttggcttcttctccaggagcagagggagccagggcagagacagctgctgcttctgtcatctgtggcaagagagaaacatgagggacaggccgttacctatcgtttagcacctcctttctcctggcatctacaaccacctctttgaaggagaaatcatcagctttcttagcaatggcattctaagtcactccggccagattaaaatgggctaattcaagagaactctgtttgcctaggaatttgatagtcctccatggctgctatctgcaaggcacagtgcctctgcacaagggagcttttagctcttgaaagctgtgaaatggaaaagtaggaaatagccagcaaggcctttgctattgctgcggcagacatggaaaactacaagtggatcagaatcccattcggtgcaggaaaagggcaggaaagcttgtgcagaagcatttttgcttgctgggaagagagaaaatcagcagggcttctcctcctagcaagccaagaaaccacaaattggaagtgtcacttcctcaggtgcctaaagcacatggatgcagagcggggaggtttggcagggaagcaggccttggggtgagcgctgtcctctatggatctatggaagtgtgcctgaagggccctgacgagcctcccgttgtccaggctaaagctccctcagcacctcctccttggccttgcactccacagccttccccagctcttgtgtcctcctctgcacacgctccagtccctcaaggactttctgcttcacaggggcccacaactgggcacagcactcccagctgtggccacagcgctgcccagcccagggggacgctccctgccctgctcctgctgccccactcttgctgacacaggccaggacgcccttggccttcttggctccctggccacgcgctggcccaccttcagctgctcttgaccggcacccctgggtcctttgggcccacgcagctcccccaccacaaacttgcccctttgacgtcaaatacagcagccacaattccaagatgtccttcctcttctcagcaacacaagacagcagtcaaggacttgcagcttcacccccacccgagccactaatgccatttccaaagctgcaggcttcatcccaaaacgcaaccacagaaactcgccccttctgctttttgccaggcaagaagccttctctacaaggcacttgcttcctttggcctcaccccacaagaatagcctgccccagcttcatggacaatgcaatcatctccttgcagcttatcaaaagccaaaagagactgtacaagcgaagaactgctccagaaaactgcagaacacttccacaagccaaacacacctttgcacaaagggaaaacaactaaagaaagccccgtgacctccagcacgagcacctgtgcccttggccatggccctgcagaagcccagagacagagcttcactgagccaagcaggcagaagctgagccgcagcccccagctcttgggtgcctcaaggtgacaggccaaaggccaatttctagctgtccctgcctgcaggaaatggccgcgtcctgcgggattccagcactcagcatcctcagccagcaacagcaagtgctggctgctcagaaacttgcagctctgccttgcactaaagacagcaccacccacaactggcacttactctattggaagcatcaggctctgctgtgaccacagctgcaggctcgtggttatcttgctccttttgctcctctttggcttcttctccaggagcagagggagccggggcagagactgctgctgcttctgtcatctgtggcaagagagaaacatgagggacaggccgttacctatcgtttagcacctcctttctcctggcatctacaaccacctctttgaaggagaaatcatcagcattcttagcaatggcattctaagtcactccggccagattgaaatgggctaattcaagagaactctgtttgcctaggaatttgatagtcctccatggctgctatctgcaaggcacagtgcctctgcacaagggagcttttagctcttgaaagctgtgaaatggaaaagtaggaaatagccagcaaggcctttgctattgctgcggcagacatggaaaactaaaagtggatcagaatcccattcggtgcaggaaaagggcaggaaagcttgtgcagaagcatctttgcttgctgggaagagagaaaatcagcagggcttctcctcctagcaagccaagaaaccacaaattggaagtgtcacctgctcaggtggctaaagcccttgcatgcagagcggggaggtttggcagggaagcaggccttggggtgagcgctgtcctctatggatctatggaagtgtgcctgaagggccctgacgagcctcccgttgtccaggctaaagctccctcagcacctcctccttggccttgcgctccacagccttccccagctcccgtgtcctcctctgcacacgctccagccccttaAGGACTTtcagctcacaggggcccacaactgggcacagcactcccagctgtggccgcagcgctgcccagcccagggggacgctcactgccctgctcctgctgccccactcttgctgacacaggccaggacgcccttggcattcttggctccctggccacgcgctggcccaccttcagctgctcttgaccggcacccctgggtcctttgggcccacgcagctcccccaccacaaacttgcccctttgacgtcaaatacagcagccacaattccaagatgtccttcctcttctcagcaacacaagacagcagtcaaggacttgcagcttcacccccacccgaggcactaatgccatttcgaaagctgcaggcttcatcccaaaacgcatccacagaaactcgccccttctgctttttgcctgacaagaagccttcccaaagaggcacttgcttcctttggcctcaccccacaagaatggcctgccccagcttcatggacaacgcaatcatctccttgcagcttatcaaaagccaaaagagactgtacaagcgaagaactgctccagaaaactgcagaacacttccacaagccaaacacacctttgcacaaagggaaaacaactaaagaaagccctgtgacctccagcacgagcacctgtgcccttggccacggccctgcagaagcccagagacagagcttcactgagccaagcaggcagaagctgagctacagcccccagctcttgggtgcctcaaggtgacaggccaaaggccaatttctagctgtccctgcctgcaggaaatggccgcgtcctgcgggattccagcactcagcatcctcagccagcaacagcaagtgctggctgctcagaaacttgcagctctgccttgcactaaagacagcaccagccacaactggcacttactctcttggaagcatcaggctctgctctgaccacagctgcaggcttgtggtcgtcttgctccttttgctcctctttggcttcttctccaggagcagagggagccagggcagagactgctgctgcttctgtcatctgtggcaagagagaaacatgagggacaggccgttacctatcgtttagcacctcctttctcctggcatctacaaccacctctttgaaggagaaatcatcagctttcttagcaatggcattctaagtcactccggccagattaaaatgggctaattcaagagaactctgtttgcctaggaatttgatagtcctccatggctgctatctgcaaggcacagtgcctctgcacaagggagcttttagctcttgaaagctgtgaaatggaaaagtaggaaatagccagcaaggcctttgctattgctgcggcagacatggaaaagtaaaagtggatcagaatcccattcggtgcaggaaaagggcaggaaagcttgtgcagaagcatctttgcttgctgggaagagagaaaatcagcagggcttctcctcctagcaagccaagaaaccacaaattggaagtgtcacttcctcaggtggctaaagcacatggatgcagagtggggaggtttggcagggaagcaggccttggggtgagcgctgtcctctatggatctatggaagtgtgcctgaagggccctgacgagcctcccgttgtccaggctaaagctccctcagcacctcctccttggccttgcgctccacagccttccccagctcccgtgtcctcctctgcacacgctccagcccctcaaggactttctgcttcacaggggcccacaactgggcacagcactcccagctgtggccgcagagctgcccagcccagggggacgctcactgccctgctcctgctgccccactcttgctgacacaggccaggacacccttggccttcttggctccctggccacgcgctggcccaccttcagctgctcttgaccggcacccctgggtcctttgggcccacgcagctcccccagcacaaacttgcccctttgacgtcaaatacagcagccacaattccaagatgtccttcctcttctcagcaacacaagacagcagtcaaggacttgcagcttcacccccacccgaggcactaatgccatttccaaagctgcaggcttcatcccaaaacgcatccacaaaaactcgccccttctgctttttgccaggcaagaagccttccctacaaggcacttgcttcctttggccacaccccacaagaatggcctgccccagcttcatggacaacgcaatcatctacttgcagcttatcaaaagccaaaagagactgtacaagcgaagaactgctccagaaaactgcagaacacttccacaagccaaacacacctttgcacaaagggaaaacaactaaagaaagccccgtgacctccagcacgagcacctgtgcccttggccacggccctgcagaagcccagagacagagcttcactgagccaagcaggcagaagctgagccgcagcccccagctcttgggtgcctcaaggtgacaggccaaaggccaatttctagctttccctgcctgcaggaaatggccgcgtcctgcgggattccagcactcagcatcctcagccagcaacagcaagtgctggctgctcagaaacttgcagctctgccttgcactaaagacagcaccacccacaactggcacttactctcttggaaccatcaggctctgctgtgaccacagctgcaggctcgtggttgtcttgctccttttgctcctctttggcttcttctccaggagcagagggagccagggcagagacagctgctgcttctgtcatctgtggcaagagagaaacatgagggacaggccgttacctatcgtttagcacctcctttctcctggcatctacaaccacctctttgaaggagaaatcatcagctttcttagcaatggcattctaagtcactccggccagattaaaatgggctaattcaagagaactctgtttgcctaggaatttgatagtcctccatggctgctatctgcaaggcacagtgcctctgcacaagggagcttttagctcttgaaagctgtgaaatggaaaagtaggaaatagccagcaaggcctttgctattgctgcggcagacatggaaaagtaaaagtggatcagaatcccattcggtgcaggaaaagggcaggaaagcttgtgcagaagcatctttgcttgctgggaagagagaaaatcagcagggcttctcctcctagcaagccaagaaaccacaaattggaagtgtcacttcctcaggtgcctaaagcacatggatgcagagcggggatgtttggcagggaagcaggccttggggtgagcgctgtcctctatggatctatggaagtgtgcctgaagggccctgacgagcctcccgttgtccaggctaaagctccctcagcacctcctccttggccttgcgctccacagccttccccagctcccgtgtcctcctctgcacacgctccagcccctcaaggactttctgcttcacaggggcccacaactgggcacagcactcccagctgtggccgcagcgctgcccagcccagggggacgctcactgccctgctcctgctgccccactcttgctgacacaggccaggacgcccttggccttcttggctccctggccacgcgctggcccaccttcagctgctcttgaccggcacccctgggtcctttgggcccacgcagctcccccaccacaaacttgcccctttgacgtcaaatacagcacccacaattccaagatgtccttcctcttctcagcaacacaagacagcagtcaaggacttgcagcttcacccccacgcgaggcactaatgccatttccaaagctgcaggcttcatcccaaaacgcatccacaaaaactcgcccctactgctttttgcctgacaagaagccttccctacaaggcacttgcttcctttggccacaccccacaagaatggcctgccccagcttcatggacaacgcaatcatctccttgcagcttatcaaaagccaaaagagactgtacaagcgaagaactgctccagaaaactgcagaacacttccacaagccaaacacacctttgcacaaagggaaaacaactaaagaaagccccgtgacctccagcacgagcacctgtgcccttggccacggccctgcagaagcccagagacagagcttcactgagccaagcaggcagaagctgagccgcagcccccagctcttgggtgcctcaaggtgacaggccaaaggccaatttctagctgtccctgcctgcaggaaatggccgcgtcctgcgggagtccagcactcagcatcctcagccagcaacagcaagtgctggctgctcagaaacttgcagctctgccttgcactaaagacagcagcacccacaactggcacttactctcttggaaccatcaggctctgctgtgaccacagctgcaggctcgtggtcgtcttgctccttttgctcctctttggcttcttctccaggagcagagggagccagggcagagactgctgctgcttctgtcatctgtggcaagagagaaacatgagggacaggccgttacctatcgtttagcacctcctttctcctggcatctacaaccacctctttgaaggagaaatcatcagctttcttagcaatggcattctaagtcactccggccagattaaaatgggctaattcaagagaactctgtttgcctaggaatttgatagtcctccatggctgctatctgcaaggcacagtgcctctgcacaagggagcttttagctcttgaaagctgtgaaatggaaaagtaggaaatagccagcaaggcctttgctattgctgcggcagacatggaaaactaaaagtggatcagaatcccattcggtgcaggaaaagggcaggaaagcttgtgcagaagcatctttgcttgctgggaagagagaaaatcagcagggcttctcctcctagcaagccaagaaaccacaaattggaagtgtcacttcctcaggtggctaaagcccttggatgcagagcggggaggtttggcagggaagcaggccttggggtgagcgctgtcctctttggatctatggaagtgtgcctgaagggccctgacgagcctcccgttgtccaggctaaagctccctcagcacctcctccttggccttgcgctccacagccttccccagctcccgtgtcctcctctgcacacgctccagcccctcaaggactttctgcttcacaggggcccacaactgggcacagcactcccagctgtggccgcagcgctgcccagcccagggggacgctccctgccctgctcctgctgccccactcttgctgacacaggccaggacgcccttggccttcttggctccctggccacgcgctggcccaccttcagctgctcttgaccggcacccctgggtcctttgggcccacgcagctcccccaccacaaacttgcccctttgacgtcaaatacagcacccacaattccaagatgtccttcctcttctcagcaacacaagacagcagtcaaggacttgcagcttcacccccacccgaggcactaatgccatttccaaagctgcaggcttcatcccaaaacgcatccacaaaaactcgccccttctgctttttgcctgacaagaagccttccctacaaggcacttgcttcctttggccacaccccacaagaatggcctgccccagcttcatggacaacgcaatcatctccttgccgcttatcaaaagccaaaagagactgtacaagcgaagaactgctccagaaaactgcagaacacttccacaagccaaacacacctttgcacaaagggaaaacaactaaagaaagccccgtgacctccagcacgagcacctgtgcccttggccacggccctgcagaagcccagagacagagcttcactgagccaagcaggcagaagctgagccgcagcccccagctcttgggtgcctcaaggtgacaggccaaaggccaatttctagctgtccctgcctgcaggaaatggccgcgtcctgcgggattccagcactcagcatcctcagccagcaacagcaagtgctggctgctcagaaacttgcagctctgccttgcactaaagacagcaccacccacaactggcacttactctcttggaagcatcaggctctgctgtgaccacagctgcaggctcgtggtcgtcttgctccttttgctcctctttggcttcttctccaggagcagagggagccagggcagagacagctgctgcttctgtcatctgtggcaagagagaaacatgagggacaggccgttacctatcgtttagcacctcctttctcctggcatctacaaccacctctttgaaggagaaatcatcagcattcttagcaatggcattctaagtcactccggccagattaaaatgggctaattcaagagaactctgtttgcctaggaatttgatagtcctccatggctgctatctgcaaggcacagtgcctctgcacaagggagcttttagctcttgaaagctgtgaaatggaaaagtaggaaatagccagcaaggcctttgctattgctgcggcagacatggaaaactaaaagtggatcagaatcccattcggtgcaggaaaagggcaggaaagcttgtgcagaagcatctttgcttgctgggaagagagaaaatcagcagggcttctcctcctagcaagccaagaaaccacaaattggaagtgtcacctgctcaggtggctaaagcccttgcatgcagagcggggatgtttggcagggaagcaggtcttggggtgagcgctgtcctctatggatctatggaagtgtgcctgaagggccctgacgagcctcccgttgtccaggctaaagctccctcagcacctcctccttggccttgcactccacagccttccccagctcccgtgtcctcctctgcacacgctccagcccctcaaggactttctgcttcacaggggcccacaactgggcacagcactcccagctgt from Vidua macroura isolate BioBank_ID:100142 chromosome Z, ASM2450914v1, whole genome shotgun sequence includes these protein-coding regions:
- the LOC128822374 gene encoding serine/threonine-protein kinase PAK 3-like, which translates into the protein MTEAAAVSALAPSAPGEEAKEEQKEQDNHEPAAVVTAEPDGSKRMTEAAAVSALAPSAPGEEAKEEQKEQDNHEPAAVVTAEPDGSKRITEAAAVSAPAPSAPGEEAKEEQKEQDDHEPAAVVTPRESVNVVFGN